ACAGGAATCAAATATAAATGTCCCACCGAAAGTGGATGGCGATATTCAAAAGAAACAATTAACAATAAAATTCAAGAAAATAGAATTATTTTTCCAAAATCTGAAAACGGTAGACCTAGAGAAAAAAAATATTTGTTGGAATTGAATAGTTCTAATACAGGTTTTTCCTCACTCTTAAATGAAGAAGTCGGATTTACGCTGAATGGAACGAGAGAATTGAGAGATATTTTTGAAGGAAAATTTTTTGATTTTCCGAAACCAACATCCTTATTAAGGAACTTAGTCTATCAAGGTTCAAGTCAACAAAATGAAGACATTATCCTCGACTTTTTCTCCGGTTCTGCCACCACCGCCCACGCCGTACTGGCGTTAAATGCCGAAGATGGGGGCAACCGTAAATTTATCTGTGTCCAACTCCCCGAACCCACACGAACCAAAAAGGCCGATGGAAGTTGGGAGGAATCCGAAGCTTACATGGCAGGATTTGCGACCATTGCAGAAATCGGGAAGGAACGCATTCGCCGAGTGATTGCGAAATTGAAAGAAGATGGAAGTGCGACTACGACAGTAAAAGCTGAGAAAAAAACGGCAAAGTTACAAGCATTTCAAAGCAAAAAAGAAGAGTCACCTTCCTTGGGATTTGAGTCCGAAAATGACCAACTAACAGATAACAAAGGAGATAACGAACCACCGCGAAAACCTCAAGATTTAGGCTTTCGGGTGTTTACATTGGCACCGTCAAACTTCCCTATTTGGAATGGGAATATTGAAAAAACCAAGGAAGCAGTGGAGGCCGCACTCGATGCAAACCAACCAGTTCTCCTCTCTGCCAATCCATTATCTAATACGGAAGAAGCCATTCTCTATGAGGTTTTACTAAAATCGGGAATTTCAGAAGCCCTTGCAAATCCTAATATCAAAATGGAGACTATTGCGGGAAAAACAGTCTACATCGCCGAAGAAACCGCCTACTATGTGTTAGGAAAAGAACATAATGCAGAAGTTTTTAATGAAATTATGCGGCGAAACCCATCGCTTGTGATTGCTAGGGAAGTGGGTTTTTCTGGAAACGATGTCCTTAAGGCCAACGTACATGCAGGATTCAAACAAATGAAAGACGTTAGTTTTCAGGTAGTATAATCGTGAAAATCCATTTTGAAAGTCTCGAATTCCAAGATACAGCCACAAATGCCACCTTATCGTTGTTTGAAGGTATGGAAAAAAATCCCAGCGGATTTTCTTTTTCCCTCTCTGGAGAAAAAGGATCTCTGTTTCAAACCGAACTTGGATTTGGAAACGCACTACTTTTGGAAGAATCTGTTTTGTATGAAAACTTAAGAAAGGTGCAGGACAAGTTTTATCTCGAAGCCACCACAAAGGAAGAATTTGAACGAAGTGGGCTACGGTTTACCATTGAGATGGAAACGGGAACGGGAAAAACCTATGTGTATTTAAACACAATTTTATCCCTCCATAAAATCTATGGTTGGTCAAAGTTCATCATCATTGTTCCCTCCATCGCTATCAAAGAAGGAGTATTAAAAACCTTAGAAATGACGGCAGATCATTTCCGAGGGAAGTTTGGAATTCCCCTTGTGAAAGGAAGCACTTATACGCTTTACCAAGGTTCGGCGCCAAGTGCACTCCGTAACTTTGCCACCACCAATCAATTACAAATCCTTGTGATGAACATCCAAGCCTTTAACAGAGATTCAAATATCATCCACAAAGAAATGGATGAGTTGAATGGACAAAGACCCATTGATTTCATTCGGTCGGCAAAACCAATCCTCATCATTGACGAACCCCAATCCGTAGACAATACAGAAACCGCCCAGAACGCCATTGCTGAACTAAATCCCCTATTCCAACTTCGTTACTCGGCCACTCCTAGAAATCGTTACAACCCCATCTTTCGTTTGGGACCTGTGGAAGCCTTCCAAAAAAAACTGGTCAAACGAATTCAAATCCGATCCTTAGAAGTCACAGGAACAGAAAACGCTCCCTATATTAAACTGGAATCTACAGAAGGAAAACCTGGTGCTGGGTTTACAGCTACAGTCACAGTAAATGTCCAATCCAAAGGAAAAATTTCCAAAAAGAAAATCAAACTCAAACAAAAAGATGACCTTACTCTTAAAACGGAAAATTCGCATTACAACGGCTATGTTGTAGATACCATTAGTATTGAACCAGGAAATGAATTTTTACGATTCACTAACGGTACCGCACTTCTACTGGGAAAAGAAATTGGTTCCATTGCTCCGGTGGTACAAGACGAAAGGATCAAAGAAACAATCAAAGCCCATCTAGAAAAAGAAATGCAACTTTTAAGAATGGGAATCCAGGCCAAAGTATTAACTTTATTTTTTCTCGATCGAGTTTCCAATTATAGAGAATACAATGCTGATGGAACCACAGGTCTTGGTAAATTTGGAAAGGTATTTGAGGCTGCCTATTCAGAGTTAATCCAAAAACCTGAGTTTAGTGAATTAAACGCCCCATCCGTACAACTTGTTCATAATGGTTATTTTTCAGGCGACAAAAAGAAAAAAGGAAATAATGAGATTGTCGAATGGAAAGATACTAAGGGTGACAGTGCCAAAGACGATGATACCTATAACCTCATCATGAGAGACAAAGAAAGGTTACTTGATCCCAAAGAACCTCTTCGTTTTATTTTTTCACATTCGGCCCTAAGAGAAGGTTGGGATAATCCCAACGTTTTTCAAATCTGCACGTTATTAGAAACACGCTCCGAATTTACCAAACGACAACAGATTGGTCGAGGAATGAGACTTCCTGTAGATATCAAAGGGAATCGAATTCAAAATGAAACTATAAACCAACTCACTGTCATCGTTAATGAAAGTTATATGGACTTTGTGAACGGATTACAAAAAGAATACAAGGAAGAATCGGGAATTGAATTTGGTAAGGTAAATTCTCACCAGTTTATGGATCTTATCTCCGAATTTAGTTCCAATACCACAAGCCCTGAAGAGAAACGAAAAAAAGCAGATGAACTTTTTGAAGTCTTAAAAAAATTGCGTTACCTAAATGCTGATGGTGCATTTACAAATCTGATGGAGAATGCCTTTCTCAATCCATCGGAATTTATTTTAGAAGGTGACTTTGTCGGACGAGAAGATACCATTCTGGAATGGCTAAGAGGATTAAATATCCAAACTTTCGTTCAAATCAAAAGAAATCCGGACAAAATCAAAAAAAATGATCTCCTCTGGAACCATCCAGAATTTTGGAAACTCTGGGATATCATCAAACAAAAAACTATATATAGATTTCAATTTGATTCCCATTCTATTATCACTGAATCGGTGAAACGCATTCGTGAGATCCAATGTGAACCAATGAAAGTGATCACTTCCATTGCGCAAGGCACAATTGCTTACGGTGGAGTTTCCGCTACAGAAATTCGTAACAGAGAATCAAGAGAAGTAACAAGTCCCTTCCCTCTTCCTGACCCTCTTGAATACTTACAAAAAGAAACGGATTTAACCAGAGACACTTTAAAAAAAATCTTAAAAGATTCAGGATCACTTGGCGAGTTTGTGAAAAACCCCCAAAACTATCTCGAACGATCTGCTCAGCACATAAGAGAAGTCATACGAGAGATTGGAATTAAAAATGGATTAGAATATATTCCTCTACCCAATACTTACTGGGAACAGTGGAATACCTCTGATCCAATATTTAAAGAATTTAAAGAAGTAATTTCTGACACGATCGAAACCAAAAAACACGGTTTATATGATAAGATGGAGACCGATAGCGATACCGAAAAAAGATTCGCTAGAGAACAAGAGGATTCAAGCATAGTTCAGGTTTTCACTAAACTTCCACGCAAATTTATTGTTCCAACGCCAGTTGGGGAATATAACCCAGATTGGGCAATTGTTGTAAAAGAAGAAACTGGAGGTACTGAAAAGTTTCTCTATTACATTAAAGAAACCAAAGGATACAAAGATTTTAGTGATATTAGGTCTGAGGAAGAAAAACAAAAAATCGAATCTGCAAAAAAACATTTCCGATGTATCATTGATACCTATGAGACACGTATGTTAGCAGAAGGTGTCCCACCAGAAAAAATTCCAAAATTAGAATATAATGTAGTGATAGGTACTGGAAAACATGAGAATCCTTTTATCAACTTAAATGCGCATGAATCCGAACAGCCGAATCATTAATGGGTAAAGATAGATTGGAGTATCGAATCTTTCCCCTACTCCAACTCTTCAAAAGGAATGTCCAAAACTTCAAAACCCGCACAACCTAAAAAATCAAAATGCCACCACTCCGTTTTGTTCACCCGAAATCCATGGTTTGACAGCACTTGGATCAAAATCGTTCGGTTTTTTAGAATTTCCGGGTCACTCACCGGTGCCTCGGCCCAAGCCTCTTTTCGAAAGGAATCATATTCCGTTGGCATTGTTAGCTCTTTATTTGTTTTTAAATCCACCAAAGTTAAGTCTATCGCACAACCCTTGTTATGCCTTGATCCCGTTTTGGGAGAAGCCACATATCTTGTATCTCCAATGATTTCAAAAAATTTGACAGTCGCTGTATAAGGCCTGTAGGCATCAAAGACTTTGATAGAATATCCGAGTTTTAAGAATTCTTTTTGTGCCTCATCCAAAGCTTCTCCCACCGGCTTTCGTGCAAATGCCTTGGCTTCTTTGTAGATCACCTGTTTGGTAAAATTGTTTGGTGTCGCATATTTGATATCCAAGACAATGCTCGGAATTTTTCTTTCTAGGTTAATGAGTTCCTTGCTGGGGAATTTTTTTACGGATTCTGCATAAGCTAAGTGATCCAAAACAATGAGTTTGTTTTCCTTGTTTTGGGAGATCAAAGAGATAAAAGGAATTGCTAACAAAATTGCGATTGAAACTAGTTTCATACTTTTCCCTATTTTCATGTTTTTAAGATTCGCATAACAATTTATCAATGAACCTAAATCCCATTAAGTATTGGTAGGATCGGAATTAGGTCCTCTCGATTCCAGGAGTGGTTCGTACATCATCCAAGCGACATTCTCTGTCACGAGTTGGTCTTCCAAAATATCTTTTGTAGTTTTTAAGATCTTCTTTCTGCGGATAGTATTTCTTCTGGTATATCCCCCCCAAGGTTCCGCATGAAAGCCGTGATAGGATTCATAAACTTGGTAGAGAAAAGGAATTTCTAGATCGGAACGCCATTCTCCCTTTAGAAATCCATCTTCAATCCAAAGATGCAATACAAACGGTTGTTTGGTTGTATTTTTAATTTGTAAGTCAATATAATTGTAGGACAAAGTGGCACCGGATCCAAAAGGAAGGGTCCTTTCGGAATCTGGAAAAATATCAAAACTATGCCGCCACCGTTCCTTCACTTCTAAGGGAGAATGTAAAGTCATCCAATAGATGAGGTTTGCCATTTGGCAAAGACCTCCTCCTGTGCGTTCGATAAAACTACCATTCTTCAGTTGCATCCCAGG
The sequence above is drawn from the Leptospira sp. WS4.C2 genome and encodes:
- a CDS encoding VanW family protein; this encodes MGFSFKKKSILGMNRRTSRGNLRLFLGKIYFQWKRYLVWFLERKSFATTRVTPEQLIHTFPVSIFKHNSPIYRKLKDVPMYLQENKKVNLGIAISKLDGIVLLPNQVFSFWYLVGKPTKRKGFLPGMQLKNGSFIERTGGGLCQMANLIYWMTLHSPLEVKERWRHSFDIFPDSERTLPFGSGATLSYNYIDLQIKNTTKQPFVLHLWIEDGFLKGEWRSDLEIPFLYQVYESYHGFHAEPWGGYTRRNTIRRKKILKTTKDILEDQLVTENVAWMMYEPLLESRGPNSDPTNT
- a CDS encoding M15 family metallopeptidase → MKLVSIAILLAIPFISLISQNKENKLIVLDHLAYAESVKKFPSKELINLERKIPSIVLDIKYATPNNFTKQVIYKEAKAFARKPVGEALDEAQKEFLKLGYSIKVFDAYRPYTATVKFFEIIGDTRYVASPKTGSRHNKGCAIDLTLVDLKTNKELTMPTEYDSFRKEAWAEAPVSDPEILKNRTILIQVLSNHGFRVNKTEWWHFDFLGCAGFEVLDIPFEELE
- a CDS encoding DEAD/DEAH box helicase family protein; translation: MKIHFESLEFQDTATNATLSLFEGMEKNPSGFSFSLSGEKGSLFQTELGFGNALLLEESVLYENLRKVQDKFYLEATTKEEFERSGLRFTIEMETGTGKTYVYLNTILSLHKIYGWSKFIIIVPSIAIKEGVLKTLEMTADHFRGKFGIPLVKGSTYTLYQGSAPSALRNFATTNQLQILVMNIQAFNRDSNIIHKEMDELNGQRPIDFIRSAKPILIIDEPQSVDNTETAQNAIAELNPLFQLRYSATPRNRYNPIFRLGPVEAFQKKLVKRIQIRSLEVTGTENAPYIKLESTEGKPGAGFTATVTVNVQSKGKISKKKIKLKQKDDLTLKTENSHYNGYVVDTISIEPGNEFLRFTNGTALLLGKEIGSIAPVVQDERIKETIKAHLEKEMQLLRMGIQAKVLTLFFLDRVSNYREYNADGTTGLGKFGKVFEAAYSELIQKPEFSELNAPSVQLVHNGYFSGDKKKKGNNEIVEWKDTKGDSAKDDDTYNLIMRDKERLLDPKEPLRFIFSHSALREGWDNPNVFQICTLLETRSEFTKRQQIGRGMRLPVDIKGNRIQNETINQLTVIVNESYMDFVNGLQKEYKEESGIEFGKVNSHQFMDLISEFSSNTTSPEEKRKKADELFEVLKKLRYLNADGAFTNLMENAFLNPSEFILEGDFVGREDTILEWLRGLNIQTFVQIKRNPDKIKKNDLLWNHPEFWKLWDIIKQKTIYRFQFDSHSIITESVKRIREIQCEPMKVITSIAQGTIAYGGVSATEIRNRESREVTSPFPLPDPLEYLQKETDLTRDTLKKILKDSGSLGEFVKNPQNYLERSAQHIREVIREIGIKNGLEYIPLPNTYWEQWNTSDPIFKEFKEVISDTIETKKHGLYDKMETDSDTEKRFAREQEDSSIVQVFTKLPRKFIVPTPVGEYNPDWAIVVKEETGGTEKFLYYIKETKGYKDFSDIRSEEEKQKIESAKKHFRCIIDTYETRMLAEGVPPEKIPKLEYNVVIGTGKHENPFINLNAHESEQPNH
- a CDS encoding site-specific DNA-methyltransferase, translating into MTNPPKLPLTSHNLTDDKLRILKEHFPEIFTEGSLIDWDKLRLTLGENIESEDSKERFGLNWPGKRNCFKAIQTPTTATLLPDREASVDFDTTENLYIEGDNLEVLKLLQKSYLGKVKMIYIDPPYNTGNDFVYPDDYTESLKTYLEYTGQVDAKGRKFTNNTETTGRFHSKWLNMMYPRLFLARNLLREDGVIFISIDDGEVAHLRKVCDEIFGEENFVANVIWKARQIIDSRNLNNASTDHEYISIYAKSSSLFQLSGKQIDENKYSNPDNDPRGPWMSNNILGLANANQRPNLHYDLEDPQTGIKYKCPTESGWRYSKETINNKIQENRIIFPKSENGRPREKKYLLELNSSNTGFSSLLNEEVGFTLNGTRELRDIFEGKFFDFPKPTSLLRNLVYQGSSQQNEDIILDFFSGSATTAHAVLALNAEDGGNRKFICVQLPEPTRTKKADGSWEESEAYMAGFATIAEIGKERIRRVIAKLKEDGSATTTVKAEKKTAKLQAFQSKKEESPSLGFESENDQLTDNKGDNEPPRKPQDLGFRVFTLAPSNFPIWNGNIEKTKEAVEAALDANQPVLLSANPLSNTEEAILYEVLLKSGISEALANPNIKMETIAGKTVYIAEETAYYVLGKEHNAEVFNEIMRRNPSLVIAREVGFSGNDVLKANVHAGFKQMKDVSFQVV